In Mesoplodon densirostris isolate mMesDen1 chromosome 5, mMesDen1 primary haplotype, whole genome shotgun sequence, a single window of DNA contains:
- the CLCN2 gene encoding chloride channel protein 2 isoform X2, with translation MAAAAGAAAAEEGMEPRALQYEQTLMYGRYTQDLGAFAKEEAARIRLGGPEPWRGPPSPRAAPELLEYGQSHCTRCRICTVHCHKFLVSRVGEDWIFLVLLGLLMALVSWAMDYAIAACLQAQQWMSRGLNTNLLLQYLAWVTYPVVLITFSAGFTQILAPQAVGSGIPEMKTILRGVVLKEYLTLKTFVAKVIGLTCALGSGMPLGKEGPFVHIASMCAALLSKFLSLFGGIYENESRNTEMLAAACAVGVGCCFAAPIGGVLFSIEVTSTFFAVRNYWRGFFAATFSAFIFRVLAVWNRDEETITALFKTRFRLDFPFDLQELPAFAVIGIASGFGGALFVYLNRKIVQVMRKQKTINRFLMKKRLLFPALVTLLISTLTFPPGFGQFMAGQLSQKETLVTLFDNRTWVRQGLMEELEPPGTSQAWNPPRANVFLTLVIFILMKFWMSALATTIPVPCGAFMPVFVIGAAFGRLVGESMAAWFPDGIHTDGSTYRIVPGGYAVVGAAALAGAVTHTVSTAVIVFELTGQIAHILPVMIAVILANAVAQSLQPSLYDSIIRIKKLPYLPELGWGRHQQYRVRVEDIMVRDVPHVALSCTFRDLRLALHRTKGRVLALVESPESMILLGSIECSQVVALLGAQLSPARRRQYMQERRAARTSSPSDQESPPSPETSLLFQVNTEDSGFPAARGETHKPLKPALKRGPSNTMNLKESPTGNMEQAGIALRSLFCGSPPPEPASESDSDLEGEMTPEEILEWEEQQLDEPVNFSDCKIDPAPFQLVERTSLHKTHTIFSLLGVDHAYVTSIGRLIGIVTLKELRKAIEGSVTAQGVKVRPPLASFRDSATSSSDTETTEVHALWGPRSRHGLPREGSPSDSDDKCQ, from the exons atggcggcggcggcgggggcggcggcggcggaggaagGGATGGAGCCACGGGCGCTGCAGTACGAGCAGACCCTG ATGTATGGCCGGTATACTCAGGACCTTGGGGCCTTTGCCAAAGAGGAAGCTGCTCGGATCCGTCTGGGAGGGCCTGAGCCCTGGAGGGGTCCACCTTCCCCTCGGGCTGCCCCAGAGCTTCTGGAATACGGACAGAGCCATTGCACCCGATGCCGTA tCTGTACTGTACACTGCCATAAGTTCCTAGTGTCCAGGGTTGGTGAAGACTGGATCTTCCTGGTCCTGCTGGGGCTCCTCATGGCACTGGTCAGCTGGGCCATGGACTATGCCATCGCTGCCTGCCTGCAGG CTCAACAGTGGATGTCCCGGGGCTTGAACACTAACCTCTTACTCCAGTATCTGGCCTGGGTCACCTACCCCGTCGTCCTCATCACTTTCTCTGCCGGATTCACACAGATCCTGGCTCCTCAGGCTGTCG GGTCCGGCATCCCCGAGATGAAGACCATCTTGCGGGGAGTGGTGCTCAAGGAATACCTCACCCTCAAGACCTTCGTAGCTAAGGTTATCGGGCTGacctgtgccctcggcagtggGATGCCCCTTGGCAAAGAA ggCCCTTTTGTGCATATCGCAAGCATGTGTGCTGCTCTTCTCAGCAAGTTCCTCTCCCTGTTCGGGGGCATCTATGAG AACGAATCCCGGAACACAGAGATGCTGGCCGCCGCCTGTGCCGTGGGAGTGGGCTGCTGCTTTGCGGCACCCATTGGAG GTGTGCTCTTCAGCATCGAGGTCACCTCTACCTTCTTCGCTGTGCGGAACTACTGGCGGGGCTTCTTTGCCGCCACCTTCAGCGCCTTCATCTTCCGGGTCCTGGCAGTCTGGAACCGTGATGAAG AGACCATTACGGCTCTCTTCAAAACCCGGTTCCGGCTTGACTTCCCCTTCGACCTCCAGGAGCTGCCGGCCTTTGCCGTCATTGG TATTGCAAGTGGCTTCGGGGGAGCGCTCTTTGTCTACCTGAACCGGAAGATTGTCCAGGTCATGAGGAAGCAGAAGACCATCAACCGTTTCCTCATGAAGAA ACGCCTGCTCTTCCCGGCTCTGGTGACCCTGCTCATCTCTACTCTGACCTTCCCCCCTGGCTTTGGACAGTTCATGGCCGGACAG CTCTCACAGAAAGAGACACTGGTCACCCTGTTTGACAACCGGACGTGGGTCCGCCAGGGCCTGATGGAGGAGCTTGAGCCACCCGGAACCTCACAGGCCTGGAACCCACCACGTGCCAATGTCTTCCTCACCCTGGTCATCTTCATTCTCATGAAG TTCTGGATGTCTGCACTGGCCACCACCATCCCAGTGCCCTGCGGGGCCTTCATGCCTGTCTTTGTCATTG GAGCAGCATTTGGGCGTCTGGTGGGCGAAAGCATGGCTGCCTGGTTCCCAGACGGGATTCACACAGACGGCAGCACTTACCGGATCGTGCCAGGAGGCTATGCAGTGGTGG GGGCGGCTGCGCTGGCAGGAGCAGTGACACACACAGTGTCCACGGCCGTGATCGTGTTCGAGCTCACAGGCCAGATCGCCCACATCCTGCCTGTTATGATCGCCGTCATCCTGGCCAACGCGGTTGCCCAGAGCCTACAGCCCTCGCTCTACGACAGCATCATCCGAATCAAGAAACTGCCCTATCTGCCTGAGCTGGGCTGGGGCCGCCACCA GCAGTACCGGGTGCGAGTGGAGGACATCATGGTGCGGGATGTTCCCCACGTGGCCCTCAGCTGCACCTTCCGGGACCTGCGGTTGGCACTGCACAGGACCAAGGGCCGCGTGCTGGCCCTAGTAGAGTCCCCTG AGTCCATGATCCTCCTGGGCTCCATCGAGTGCTCACAGGTGGTGGCATTGCTGGGGgctcagctgagcccagcccgCCGGCGGCAGTACATGCAGGAGCGTCGAGCTGCCCGGACCTCTTCCCCCTCCGATCAGGAGAGTCCCCCCAGCCCTGAGACCTCCCTCCTCTTCCAG GTGAACACAgaagactcgggcttccctgcaGCACGGGGGGAGACTCACAAGCCCCTGAAGCCTGCTCTCAAGAGGGGGCCCAGCAACACCATGAACCTCAAGGAGAGTCCCACAG GGAACATGGAGCAGGCAGGCATCGCCCTCAGAAGCCTCTTCTGTGGCAGTCCGCCCCCTGAGCCTGCTTCAGAG aGTGACTCAGACCTGGAAGGCGAGATGACCCCTGAGGAG ATTCTAGAGTGGGAGGAGCAGCAACTAGATGAACCTGTCAACTTCAGCGACTGCAAAATTGACCCTGCCCCCTTCCAGCTGGTGGAGCGGACCTCTTTGCACAAG ACTCACACCATCTTCTCACTGCTGGGAGTGGACCATGCTTACGTCACCAGTATTGGCAGACTCATTGGAATTGTCACCCTAAAGGAG CTCCGGAAGGCTATCGAGGGCTCTGTCACAGCACAGGGTGTGAAAGTCCGGCCGCCCCTTGCCAGCTTCCGAGACAGTGCCACCAGCAGCAGTGACACAGAGACCACCGAGGTGCATGCACTCTGGGGGCCCCGCTCCCGCCACGGCCTCCCCCGGGAGGGCAGTCCTTCTGACAGCGACGACAAGTGCCAGTGA